The genomic region CTATTCTTTTAGTTTCTTTTGGAATTGGCAATCCACAATCACCTATTGCAATCATATCTGTGTGACCCATTTTTGAAATTACTGAACTTATGCTATTATTTAATAAACATGTTTTCTTCATAATTATTAATTCTCCTTATAAATCTTTTTTACTTCTTCAAGATAAGGTATAGATGGTTGAGCACCTTTTCTTTGTACAGTTATTGAAGATACTTTGTTTCCAAAATATACAGATTCTTTTAATGTTTCTCTAGTTAAATTTTTGAAATTTAACTTTGAACTTAAAGCTCCTATAAAACTATCACCAGCTGCAGTTGTGTCTACAGCATTTACTTTAAATGATTTTACTAATTCGTAAAAATCGTTTCCTATGATAAGAGCTCCATTTTCTCCTAATGTAATTATTGCGAATTTAACTCCTTGGTTTATGAAAAATTTTCCTGCTCTTTTAGCATCATCTATAGAAGTTATTTTGATTCTTGTTAAGACTTCAGCCTCTGTTTCATTAGGTATTATGATGTCTGTTAATTTTAATAGCTCAATATCTATTTTTTTTGCTGGAGCTGGATTAAGTATAGTTATTTTATTGAACTCTTTTGCTTTTTGAAAAGATTTTAAAGTCATTTCTTCATTAGTTTCAAATTGTGCTATTAGTATATCTGATTCTTTAATTTTTGAAATTGATTTATTTATTTCACTATCATTAATTTTCATATTTGAACCTGGAACAACTATTATTGAATTATTTCCGTTTTTATTTACCATAATCAAAGCAAGTCCAGTTGGATTTTGTTCGTCTTCGAAAATACAACTTACGTCTATTCCATCTTCCTTAAGTTTTCCTTTCAATATTCTACCATTTTCATCTTTTCCTATTTTAGCTATCATGGAAACATCAGCACCGCATCTTTTGGCAGCGATTGCTTGATTTGCTCCTTTACCTCCTGCTATTTTTTCATATGAGTTAGATAGGATAGTCTCTCCTATTTTTGGTATATCATTAACTTTTAAAACTAAGTCCATGTTTAAACTTCCAAGAACACATACTTTATTCATAAAATCACATCCTCAATATATATAATACATTTTTGAAAAGATGATGTAAACGTTTTTTTATTTTTTAAAAAATATAGAAAATAATTGTCGAAAAGTATATAATTTTAGTGGTTTATATTTTTAAAACCATTTGGGAGGAAAAATGAAGTACACAGAAAAGCTAGCTAGACGGATAGAAAAGGAAGATGGGAAGATTGAGTACCAGAAATTAATAGATCATATATGTGGAGTTTCTGAGTTTTCAGAAGAGTTCGTAAGTAAATTCTTTTTGAAGAATTCAGGAAAGATTTTAAGTATTTTACATGATTTGGGAAAATATTCTGATGAATTTCAAGATAGAATACGTGGAGCAAACATAAGAGTGGATCATTCAACAGCAGGTGCTATAATTTGTGATGATTTGGAAAAAGAATTTAAAGGTAGGGGAGAGTATGTAATTTATAAAATTTTTAAGTACATAATTATTGGACATCATTCAGGACTTTTAAATTATGGGACAGAAATGGATGATGAGGGCACTATAAGTTCAAGACTTAATAAGAGAGATATATTATGCGATTTTTCAGATTGGGAAAATGAAATAAGTATCGATGATATTAAGCAAATTAATTTTAGTGAAGAGGTATTGGGGTTCTTTAAAAATAATTTTTCGGTGCAAATGCTCATAAGATTCTTGTTTTCTTCTCTTGTTGATAGCGATAGGCTTGATGCACAAAGGTTTGTAGAGGGAGAGAATTCAATTGTTAATTCTAAAAAATTAATGAGCTTAGAAGAAATGTTAAACGTTTTTAATGATTTTATGAAGTCAAAGAGACTGCAAGAATCGGATAATCCAATAAATTTAATACGTAATGAAATTTTTAATGATTGCATTAATAAATCAAGAGGGGATAGAGGATTTTATTCACTATGTGTTCCAACTGGTGGAGGAAAAACTCTTTCATCTTTAGGTTTTGCTTTGAATCATGCAAAACAAAATGGTCATGATAGGATAATTTATTCTTTACCGTTTACAAGTATAATAGAGCAAAATGCAAGAGTGTATTCTGAAATCTTTGGTGAAGAAAATGTATTAGAACACCATTGTAATTTTAGTTTTTCAAATGAGATCGGTGAGGATGAATACTCAGAAAATCAACTAAAATATAAGCTTGCAATTGAAAATTGGGACATGCCATTAATCGTAACTACTAATGTTCAATTATTTGAGAGTATGTATTCGAATAAACCTTCTTCCGCAAGGAAGCTCCATAATATTTATAATAGCATAATAATTTTAGACGAAGCTCAGGTAATACCTAATGAATATTTGAAACCATGTATAAAGGCCTTAGAAGAATTAGTTAGAAATTATTCTTGTACAGTATTGTTTTGTACAGCAACTCAACCAGAATTTAAGAAGAATGGTTTAATAGAAAATTTTGATGTAGTTGAGATAATAGACGATACATATAAGCTTTTTGATGATTTGAAACGTGTTAGTGGAAAATTTATTGGAAAGAAAAGTGTGGAAGATATATGTAATGAAATGAATTCACATAAGCAAGTTTTGACTATTGTTAATACAAAAAAACACGCTAAAGAAATTTTTGAAAACTTAGGTGAGAGCGAAGGGAATTTTCATCTCTCAACAAATATGTACCCTAATCACAGAAAAGAGGTTATTAAAATTATAAGAGAGAGATTGAAGAATGGGGAAGAGTGCAGAGTTGTTTCAACTCAATTGATTGAGGCTGGAGTTGATGTTGATTTTCCTGTTGTATTTCGTTCAATCGCAGGAATTGATTCGATTGTTCAAGCTGCAGGTAGATGCAATAGAGAAGGAAAACAAAAAAATTCAACTGTATATGTATTTAAACCTGAAGAAGAATCTCATTTGGGATTGGGATATCTAAAACTCACATCACAAATTGGTGAAGGGATAATAGATGATTTTGAAGA from Candidatus Arthromitus sp. SFB-mouse-Japan harbors:
- a CDS encoding CRISPR-associated helicase/endonuclease Cas3 encodes the protein MKYTEKLARRIEKEDGKIEYQKLIDHICGVSEFSEEFVSKFFLKNSGKILSILHDLGKYSDEFQDRIRGANIRVDHSTAGAIICDDLEKEFKGRGEYVIYKIFKYIIIGHHSGLLNYGTEMDDEGTISSRLNKRDILCDFSDWENEISIDDIKQINFSEEVLGFFKNNFSVQMLIRFLFSSLVDSDRLDAQRFVEGENSIVNSKKLMSLEEMLNVFNDFMKSKRLQESDNPINLIRNEIFNDCINKSRGDRGFYSLCVPTGGGKTLSSLGFALNHAKQNGHDRIIYSLPFTSIIEQNARVYSEIFGEENVLEHHCNFSFSNEIGEDEYSENQLKYKLAIENWDMPLIVTTNVQLFESMYSNKPSSARKLHNIYNSIIILDEAQVIPNEYLKPCIKALEELVRNYSCTVLFCTATQPEFKKNGLIENFDVVEIIDDTYKLFDDLKRVSGKFIGKKSVEDICNEMNSHKQVLTIVNTKKHAKEIFENLGESEGNFHLSTNMYPNHRKEVIKIIRERLKNGEECRVVSTQLIEAGVDVDFPVVFRSIAGIDSIVQAAGRCNREGKQKNSTVYVFKPEEESHLGLGYLKLTSQIGEGIIDDFEDFLSIDAISKYFFELFIDTDHRQDKHKILKMINKHKKLEINYDFREINDEFRFIENLGAQVIVPINEGEKFLNILKYSNRGVKSVLRKLSGCSINIPNYILRELLRDGCVEQFSDDIFILKNIGMYDLKIGFDKDNLKNYEYII
- the rbsK gene encoding ribokinase — its product is MNKVCVLGSLNMDLVLKVNDIPKIGETILSNSYEKIAGGKGANQAIAAKRCGADVSMIAKIGKDENGRILKGKLKEDGIDVSCIFEDEQNPTGLALIMVNKNGNNSIIVVPGSNMKINDSEINKSISKIKESDILIAQFETNEEMTLKSFQKAKEFNKITILNPAPAKKIDIELLKLTDIIIPNETEAEVLTRIKITSIDDAKRAGKFFINQGVKFAIITLGENGALIIGNDFYELVKSFKVNAVDTTAAGDSFIGALSSKLNFKNLTRETLKESVYFGNKVSSITVQRKGAQPSIPYLEEVKKIYKEN